From Lycium ferocissimum isolate CSIRO_LF1 chromosome 12, AGI_CSIRO_Lferr_CH_V1, whole genome shotgun sequence, one genomic window encodes:
- the LOC132039111 gene encoding uncharacterized protein LOC132039111, which translates to MDDVSSFCDKYEIMIPNMDASYFPGRSKRRSLDINYSHNLRVDIFMLLLIYIFKSLRIISIFVSTDLLLGMASLNPVNSFENFAKNRIIRLVECYMNEFDSSKLWDLSCQLNSFIVYVRGSDKRFINLKGISDLAKLLVKSDLHQTLSLVYLLIKLTLILPVALCVCGTGFLFHEVHQK; encoded by the coding sequence ATGGATGATGTCTCTTCCTTTTGTGataaatatgaaataatgattcCAAATATGGACGCTAGCTACTTTCCTGGAAGATCGAAGCGTAGATCTCTTGATATTAACTATTCTCATAATTTGCGCGTTGATATTTTTATGCTGTTATTGATTTACATCTTCAAGAGCTTAAGAATCATTTCGATCTTTGTGAGTACTGACTTACTTCTCGGTATGGCTAGTTTGAATCCAGTTAATTCATTCGAAAATTTTGCTAAGAACAGGATAATAAGGTTGGTCGAATGTTATATGAATGAGTTTGATAGTAGCAAGCTTTGGGATCTCAGTTGTCAGCTTAATAGTTTTATAGTTTATGTTCGTGGTTCTGACAAGAGGTTCATCAACTTGAAGGGAATTAGTGACCTTGCAAAATTGTTGGTTAAGTCCGATTTGCATCAAACCTTGTCActtgtttatttgcttatcaAGTTGACTCTCATTCTTCCCGTTGCTCTTTGCGTCTGTGGAACGGGCTTTCTCTTCCATGAAGTGCATCAAAAATGA